A region from the Ciconia boyciana chromosome 1, ASM3463844v1, whole genome shotgun sequence genome encodes:
- the PARPBP gene encoding PCNA-interacting partner isoform X4 — protein MACMFRLCQRKTMIAFQQKILNLIKCFRRQWPLFSNSERTTVCGADRMLMVLQLSIAEVNKQHHGDFTVSLSDVLETWKYLLHDKLGLLHENMKEPENYADLKKAYHAFLARSNMLDLIDICQKCYGLGLVSEDESIAPVQLLEFMSGVMNDSVLSIPSTPVNRQGQENVKVTILAKKCFCSYLSLLVNSKDDLALAHILNVPDRGLGREAFTNLKHASQKRKMSIFLMAISFIRTVELGGRGCASSLFDPLRVHVKGLSDFVNFIDKLQEIVGEILNPS, from the exons ATGGCCTGCATGTTTCGTTTATGCCAACGTAAG aCAATGATTGCTTTCCAgcaaaaaattttaaacttgatCAAGTGTTTCAGAAGACAATGGCCTTTATTTTCAAACTCTGAAAGGACTACTGTATGTGGAGCAGACCGCATGCTGATGGTGTTACAACTGTCAATAGCTGAAGTCAATAAACAG CACCATGGAGATTTCACAGTATCACTTAGTGATGTGTTGGAAACTTGGAAATATTTGTTACATGACAAACTGGGATTGTTGcatgaaaacatgaaagaacCTGAAAATTATGCTGATCTAAAAAAAGCCTATCATGCCTTCTTAGCAAGAAGCAATATGTTAGATCTAATAGACATATGTCAGAAGTGCTATGGTCTTGGACTTGTATCTGAAGATGAAAGCATAGCCCCT GTTCAGCTGTTGGAATTTATGTCTGGTGTAATGAATGATTCTGTTCTTTCTATTCCTTCTACACCAGTCAACAGACAAGGCCAGGAGAATGTAAag GTGACAATCTTGGCAAAGAAGTGTTTTTGCTCATATTTAAGCCTGTTGGTGAATTCTAAGGATGATCTGGCATTGGCTCATATTCTAAATGTTCCTGACAGAGGACTTGGTAGAGAAGCCTTCACTAACCTAAAACATGcctcacagaagagaaaaatgtccaTTTTCCTG ATGGCAATATCTTTTATCCGAACCGTAGAACTTGGAGGAAGAGGCTGTGCATCTTCATTATTTGATCCTTTAAGAGTCCATGTAAAGGGGCTTTCAGactttgttaattttattgACAAGCTGCAAGAAATTGTTGGTGAAATCTTAAATCCAAG
- the PARPBP gene encoding PCNA-interacting partner isoform X5, translating into MACMFRLCQRKTMIAFQQKILNLIKCFRRQWPLFSNSERTTVCGADRMLMVLQLSIAEVNKQHHGDFTVSLSDVLETWKYLLHDKLGLLHENMKEPENYADLKKAYHAFLARSNMLDLIDICQKCYGLGLVSEDESIAPVQLLEFMSGVMNDSVLSIPSTPVNRQGQENVKVTILAKKCFCSYLSLLVNSKDDLALAHILNVPDRGLGREAFTNLKHASQKRKMSIFLSNLVTKSCL; encoded by the exons ATGGCCTGCATGTTTCGTTTATGCCAACGTAAG aCAATGATTGCTTTCCAgcaaaaaattttaaacttgatCAAGTGTTTCAGAAGACAATGGCCTTTATTTTCAAACTCTGAAAGGACTACTGTATGTGGAGCAGACCGCATGCTGATGGTGTTACAACTGTCAATAGCTGAAGTCAATAAACAG CACCATGGAGATTTCACAGTATCACTTAGTGATGTGTTGGAAACTTGGAAATATTTGTTACATGACAAACTGGGATTGTTGcatgaaaacatgaaagaacCTGAAAATTATGCTGATCTAAAAAAAGCCTATCATGCCTTCTTAGCAAGAAGCAATATGTTAGATCTAATAGACATATGTCAGAAGTGCTATGGTCTTGGACTTGTATCTGAAGATGAAAGCATAGCCCCT GTTCAGCTGTTGGAATTTATGTCTGGTGTAATGAATGATTCTGTTCTTTCTATTCCTTCTACACCAGTCAACAGACAAGGCCAGGAGAATGTAAag GTGACAATCTTGGCAAAGAAGTGTTTTTGCTCATATTTAAGCCTGTTGGTGAATTCTAAGGATGATCTGGCATTGGCTCATATTCTAAATGTTCCTGACAGAGGACTTGGTAGAGAAGCCTTCACTAACCTAAAACATGcctcacagaagagaaaaatgtccaTTTTCCTG AGCAACCTGGTGACAAAATCCTGCCTTTGA